The following proteins are co-located in the Amyelois transitella isolate CPQ chromosome W, ilAmyTran1.1, whole genome shotgun sequence genome:
- the LOC106133093 gene encoding uncharacterized protein LOC106133093 — MALQHTPPGRFASDTDIPASLYEKDVFPNFRKRRQPHHDIIDFEDKFNSQLSMWDRKITDCVSKAVCSSVSCEMASISSKLIEINSNIVELKTDNINIRKSVDETNQRLSEMEKALNFSIERQESFDGRLKKVEENMTQASDINAQVQALELKLALMEQQARQCNIEISNLPERRNENLIGVLNSLGNYIKQPINPVDIVSVHRVPHADPSSRRPKNVVVKLSNRILRDNIISACRAVK, encoded by the coding sequence ATGGCATTGCAGCATACACCACCTGGAAGATTTGCTTCGGATACGGATATACCTGCGTCGCTTTATGAGAAGGATGTTTTTCCCAACTTCCGTAAGCGTAGGCAGCCTCATCACGACATAATAGATTTtgaagataaatttaatagtCAATTATCCATGTGGGATCGAAAGATAACAGACTGTGTGAGTAAGGCTGTTTGTTCGTCGGTTTCTTGCGAGATGGCGTCAATCTCATCTAAACTCATTGAGATAAATTCCAACATCGTCGAACTTAAAACAGACAACATTAATATTCGTAAATCGGTGGATGAAACCAATCAGCGATTGAGTGAAATGGAGAAGGCTCTTAACTTCTCTATTGAGCGCCAGGAATCATTTGATGGGAGATTAAAGAAAGTTGAAGAAAATATGACACAAGCCAGCGATATTAATGCCCAGGTTCAGGCGCTTGAGCTCAAATTGGCATTAATGGAACAGCAGGCCAGGCAATGCAACATAGAAATCTCGAATCTACCTGAGAGACGTAATGAAAATCTTATTGGTGTACTAAACAGTTTGGGTAATTACATCAAGCAGCCAATTAATCCTGTAGACATTGTGTCAGTACACCGAGTGCCCCATGCGGATCCCAGCAGTCGACGACCAAAAAATGTAGTGGTTAAATTATCCAATAGAATTTTGAgagataatataatatcagCTTGTCGGGCAGTGAAATGA